The Bacteroidota bacterium genome has a window encoding:
- a CDS encoding PorT family protein has product MKSFLLACITSIALLLGTSYKTVSAQNTSSPSIGIKGGLNYSSLNFSFTAWDKPKTGYHLGAFVNLPLSDRFSIQPELLYSTKGTRVPYRITDWLDGQVALDLRYLDLPVMGQVKLGRFAHIEAGPYASLLLDANLKHGSTIPFLNFSYDLPNDVFSRLDYGLAAGAGMDLGHFGVGVRYNYGLGKVEDVKQLLGTDFTITNARNTTWQLSVTYRF; this is encoded by the coding sequence ATGAAAAGTTTCCTGCTTGCTTGCATTACGAGTATCGCTTTGTTGCTGGGCACCTCTTATAAGACTGTCAGCGCTCAGAATACTTCCAGTCCGTCGATTGGTATCAAAGGCGGACTGAATTATTCCTCCCTGAATTTTTCATTTACTGCATGGGACAAACCCAAGACCGGATATCATCTCGGCGCTTTCGTCAACTTGCCTTTGAGTGATCGTTTTTCCATCCAACCGGAGTTGCTGTATTCCACGAAAGGTACCCGGGTTCCCTATCGTATCACCGACTGGCTCGATGGTCAGGTCGCCCTGGATCTGCGCTATCTTGATTTACCTGTCATGGGACAAGTCAAACTCGGTCGGTTTGCGCACATCGAAGCCGGTCCGTATGCTTCGCTGCTCCTGGACGCCAATTTGAAACACGGCAGTACGATCCCGTTCCTGAATTTCAGCTATGACTTGCCGAATGATGTATTCTCCCGCCTGGACTATGGTCTTGCCGCTGGTGCCGGGATGGACCTTGGTCATTTTGGCGTAGGGGTTCGTTACAACTACGGCTTGGGGAAAGTAGAAGACGTGAAGCAACTGTTGGGAACGGATTTCACCATCACCAACGCCCGTAACACTACCTGGCAATTATCGGTTACTTATCGTTTCTGA